AAATTCTGTAATAGATTTTTATCCGTTACATAATTGGTTAAATTTGttcaaaattagtaacggataaaTACATCTGTTACtaaataattttgtatttaatCATTTAGTAATTGATATATTATCCGTTAcagaagttaaatttaataacagatgtgtccgttactaaatttaaaatcccTAACATAAGAAAGCTCGAAATTTTTCTTTCTCAGTTACATGAAATTAATTTCTCTTTCCGTCGTTTGCACCAAATTCTCCAAAATTTCTCTTCCCTTAATCATTGTGCTGTTCTTCAGCAGTTTCAGTTGCCAAAATCCCTCTTCCCTTCACCATTGCTACTGTTGTTCACCAGTTTCAATTGCTATCATCGCCTTCATCGTTGCTGGCTTCTCCGACTAATCTGCCTTCACCGTTGCTGGCTTCTCCGACTAATCTGCCTTCACCGTTGCTGGCTTCCTGGACTACTCTGCCTTCACCGTTGTTGGCTTCCCCAATTACTCTGCCTTCATCGACTATCAATTGATGTTGCCTTCCCCGACTAATCTGCCTTCACCATTACTGTTGATGGCTCAAAGATCAGCCTGTTGCTGTGAAGATCATATCCAAAGCCAAGGTACCGAGTTATCAATCTGTCAATTTTGATCATATTTCACTCACTGTATTATGTTCCTGTGTCAGCCTTTTTTCAATTTGTTTGATATGTGAGGCTCCATATTTTGCTTTTAATTATTGTCAAAGGCTCTAGATTCTGCTTTTACGAATAGTATAGTGTAAGAATATGCTGTTAGGTGATGGTGATTTTCGATTATCAGACTAAACAACATAGTAAAGATAAAATATTATGTCATCCAAACCTTTGGAAAGAAGCAGTAAAATATCCTTATTGGGAGCTTAATTATAAGATGCTAATTTGTTTTGATATGAGGTAATGAAGTGCGTGCCCAGCTTCCCTTTGCTCTTAAAACATCAATATTCTACAGAAAATATATGCTATGAGGTTCTAGCTAAAATTGCAACTTGTGAACACAAAGAAACAAGGAAACCAGCAACTCTTGAAAATTTTATCGAAAATGAGCAAGAATAAAACAATATCAACCATAGCAgtgaaattatttcaattccAGTAATTTCAAACCATCAGTTCAGCCATTTGGCAAATGCACAGCTTAAGCTTTCATTACCATCTGTTGTTGGGCATGTTGGCTCAGGGATATATACTGTCAATTTttgtttccttttcttcttcttctttttttttttttttggttgaaACTCATCTCAATTGAATATCATAAATTCAAAGTAAACATGATACATATAATTTTAAGTCCACTAGGGCCAACAGTTAGCTACTCACATGAATAAAGGAAGACTtttcatttttctattaatCAATGCTTAGAATTATAAGGGTATTATGAAATTTAGTGAACCATGTTTATCTGAAAGCTGCAAAGTTTAACAGTATCTTAATAAAGACAATGCTACAGATTCTTTACTTAGAACAAATTTAAAGGCAATACCTCAAAACTCACAATTACAATAACCAAGGCAAAAATTATGAAAGTAAAAAAGAACAATACATGAAACTTCAGGATAGAACATTTCCTTAACAAATGCATGCCTCTTAGTTCATCTAACTAGCCACGCATAACATTTCAAACCTAGTAAAACAAACATATAATTCTTTTTAGATGTCAGAAGATATGAACTAGAACCTCACCATGACTACTCTCAGAAAAGATGCACATTGGGACAAAGTCTTTAAAcattttcaaagaaaaacacTATGGTACATACCCGGTCTCAATGCCAGATATCTCCATAGTGAACTGATACTCGTTTACGAAACGTGAAAGAAAGGTCAAATATGATTGTGGGGAAAATATGCCTCTGCAAAAGCCACAGAAGAACCGATATAAGAATAGCAATTAGAGTCAAATATAAGGTAATATACCTTGATCTTCAAGGAAAAGTTAGTAGCATATGGTTTTTGTTGGAAAAATATACCAAAAGAGGTTAAAAAATTCTTTTGGCAAGAATTTAAGGTAATACAAATTTTACAGTACATGTGATTATTTTTGCTGTGCATTATTTGTTTCTAAATGTGAGTAATTACAGAAACACTTCTTATGGAAGGAGGCAATAGAGCACTTATGAAAATAGCTTGGAGGAAGCACTTTCGTTGCCTTATGTGTAGCATAAGGAATGGGAAGGAGAAGAGGCTATCACTGACAGAAGAAGTAATGGATGTATGGCGTTCCGCTTGGGGAGCAACTGAGTATCAAAACAAAtgcaaaaaattttcaaataatagaAAGAGTGAAACAGGCGGGCAAAGCATTGGCCCATCAAGACATTGTGGAGAATCCATATATCAGTATAGGCATCAACAACAGATAGTATGTGGTATTCAATTTtcacttaaattttttcaaatgctTTAAATTTATCCAATTTTTTGTGAATTTATATTCAAGTAtgttattactatttatatttaactTGCAGCGTGAAAGACTAGGTAGAGATCCTCTACCTCATGAGTTATTTGAGGCTACTCATAAAAAAGAAGGGTAATTCAGAGCTTGTTGATGCACGCTCAAAAACCATTCatgtgagaaattaaataaatttatagtaaattaTTAGATTTATAGTTTATACTGTTATATTACATGGTATTTTTTTTAAGGACCGCTTTTTGACTTTGAAAAAGCAAGCATCACAGACAGATAATGACAGTACTGAGGCATCTAGCATTGATGAGGGTCAGTTATACTTTGAGACAGTAggtggagagaaaaaaagaagggtGTACGGTCTTGGATCACATGCTTTAGTTTTCTTTCCAAACAAGTCTTCTGCTAGTATATCCTTCACATCAGCTTAGCAAAATCAGGATCTTCAAGATGAAATGGCTGATCTCAGACACAAGCTATAGGAGcgtgaggataatgaacaagtaTTGCATGAGCAAAACGTGCGGATTACCTCTGAGCTCTCACAGATGAAGGATTTACTTATGCAGTTTGTGAGTCAAAGGCAAAGCAGCCAGCCTTCAGCCCCTAGAGATGGAACTTCTGCACAACCTCCTGATCAACCAGATGAAGCTAATGATGAGGACGAGGACAAGGACGAGAACACTACACAGTTatagtttcttttttcattaCCCATATGTACtaggataataaataatttgttaatttttttagtttaaaattgcaCAACTTGATGCTTGGATatatgtttgatttgatttacataatatatgatattggaTTTGAGTTCATTCATGATATGTATGACATTTGGTTTTTACATTTGTTATTGAGATGAGTTGTAATAATTGAGTGTATTTACAAGTTAAATTGTCTAGTTAGAATAtataatttctaatattttattgtaattttataaatagtaacggattaagttGTTACTGATACGTTAAAAGTAGTAACGGAAAAATCTGTTACTGCTTTTGCaaaattagtaatggatttCAATAATAGAAACATCCGTTACtaactaaatccgttactaaaaccaACTAAAAGGAAACCAACTTTAGTAACGGATATTCCATTACAAATCCGTTACGAATTTAGTCACGGATTACTAAATCCATTATTAATGCATTAGCAACGAGATTTACTGTAATAGAAAGTTTCTGTTACAAAATAGTCTGAGTAACAGATTTTGAATAATTAGTAACAAAAATTTTCGTTACTAATccgataaatttttttagtgtatttttaacggattaaaaaattatcacttTTTTAACGGTAATTTACCATATATactattttgatttaaattaaactacagattctaaaataaaaaatcaataaaatcatatgaaatttttttatattttttaaaaaattattatgtacagtatatttgattttttaaaaaaatttttggaAGAAAAAAAGGGAGAGATttatattctaaaaaaaaaaaaaaggaaaaaagttaaaaaacgTATACATCCTATAAGGGTGAAATCAGATCTAGTTTAAATCAATGCTTTATCAACCGCATTaagagtgtttttttttttttttaaattatgtgtgaaaaatattttttacaaaaagtatttattttttaattataaagctAAGGAATAATGTGTTAATAAGGTTACTGtattaattagatttttaaaGTTCTGAAAAAGAATTTTTCTTTAAGAAGGGAagcaatttttcataaaatgattttcctttgataaaaaaaatatttttattgacttTTTCTATTCAAAAAGCTTATTTTTCAATATGCTTGGTGTAATTATCAAGGATATATATCATTTGTCTGCATTTTGAATTGCACTCAAGTTAGCAAACAACTAATCAAAGCCAAATGAGTCCACTAGTGGCATTGGTCAAGGCAGCTccaatcataaaaaattattgtttatttcttacttttccaAGAAATCAaggaattatttaaaataaaaattttgatataattcagtttattattttatttatattaattctattatttagaatgaaaaatttttttttttttaacttcgaTTGTAATTTGGTGATGGAAAAGAAGCAATCTTcaaaagaaggaaaataataaGGAAAATCACGCATTAGAAGAGTAAAACAACAAACTGAAACTCCAGATTTTTCATCCTTAGCCATCCTTAGAATCATAAATTTGAATGGCTCTCATATGCAGCCAAGTCAAAGGcctagaagaagaaaaagaaatgaggGGTGGTTTAGCTTGACTAATTAATAGAGAAAACAAAAATATCATTTCTTAGAAACCAGAACTAatggagaaaataaaaatatcatttctTATAAATCAAACCCAAAGAGACAACATCgggctaaaaatgagataagCCATCGTGTAACTGCTTAAGAGAAGAGTGGTGTCTATATCTCTAAAGCTTCAAACAGTTTTGAGGGTTATCATTAATGGCTTTCAAACTTAGTATACAACCTCAAGAGATGGAACATCCCTAAAAGCCTATCTCTCCTCTAATTAATCTTAAAACCACCAAGAAAAATCAAACAACTAAACATGCAAGAATCAGATCCCCTCTCCTTAAAGACCACTTGCATAAAAAACTCCACAACCAAAACAACATTATATACAATCTCAACGCGAAGGTAGAGAAAGAAACTTACTCTCAAGGCTGGGAAATAGAATGCTTCCAGGTAAAGGAACTTGACGGAGTTTAGACATATTATAGAGATATGAAACTAAAAGAAAGTGAGGCGCAAAAGAAGCAGTTTTATTGAGAagccttttgaattttgatataTACATTAAATCCAGCTCATAATGCCAACTCATCTAGCTCAACCAATAATTtgttttatagctgaagaaagcTAATTAACTAACTAATAGTTTTCTTCTGTTTATAGGTTTGCTTATCTTGATATTTCCCCTCAAGTTGAACATAGATATTATAAATGTTCAACTTGCTTACTAATTATTTAAACTGACTGGGATGCAATACCTTTGTAAACAAGTATGTTATTTGTTCCTTTGTATTGATATACTCTGATTGAATCATTCCTAAAAGGACCTTTTCTCGGATAAAGTGGCAATCTATTTCAACGTATTTGGTTCTTTCATGAAATAATGGATTCTTTAAAATGTGAATTGTAGACATGCTATCACAAAAATGCTTTACAGGTTGAGGTACTTTCACATTTAAATATGCTAGTAAAGAAATCAACCAGATGACTTCTGAAGTAACAGCTGCCATAGACCTATACTCAACTTCAACTGAACTTCTAGATATTGTAGTTTGTTTCTTCGATTTCCAACTGATAAGAGATAGCCCAAAGAAAACACCAAATCCAGTTAAGGACTTCTTGCTTTCTACACAGCTTGCGTAATCACTATCTGAATGTGCAACACGTTTCAATTATGAATTTGAAGCCATAAATATTCCTTGTCCCGAAGAACTTTTCAAGTATTTGAGAATTTTATAACCAGCATCTAAATATGCTTGTGATGGCTTGTCTATGAATTGAGATAAAATGTGAACACTATAAGCAATATCTGGCCTAGTCAATataacatatattaattttcCTATTAGTTGTCTGTATACAGTCGAATAAAAAAGAACATCTTCATCTATATGTCTCAGTTTTATATTTACTTCTATAGGTATTATGCTTGGTTTTACACCTAGCATCCCGTATTCCTTAAGCATTTCCAAAACAAACTTCTTTTGAGAAACAACTATACCTTTGACTAATCTAGCCACTTCAAGACCTAGAAAGTATTGTAATGAACCCAAATCCTTTAGCTTAAAGTGTGAACTCAGACAGGTTTTAAAATGGTCGATTAACATCTTACTGCTACTGCAAATTAtgatatcatctacataaactaATATTGCAATTAAACCAGCTTTTATATGCTTAGTAAACAATGAGTAATCGTTCTTGCTTTGAGTAAATCCTTCCTTCACAAGACAATTGGTAAATTTAGTGTTCTTGGAAGCTTGTTTCAAACCGTATAGTGACTTTTGTAACTTGCATACCAACTTTGATTTATCTCCATATTCCCCATGAAGTTCATAAACTAAGGATATCTGCATATATACTTCTTCAAGCAGATTTCCATTTAGAAAGGCATTATTGACATTAATTTGTGATAAATGCCATCCATTGATAGTTGCTAAAGCCAGAATGCCCTAATAGTGGTTTGCTTAGCCACAAGGCTAAAAGTTTCTTGAAAGTCAAAACTTCCCTTTGAGTACACAAGAATAACTAGGAAAGGGTCTATAAATGCATAATTCCTCCTAGATTCTGTTAAGTTCAGTAAATACGTATCTACAAATTTAGTTCCATGAACGACAGTATAGAGAAGGTCCTATAGATGACAAATTTTTGATTCATTAGGTTGAGAGAATCTTTGGTGAAGTTTATCCCAAATCTATTTGGCATCTTCAAGATAGAAAACAGTAGAACCTATTAAAGAAGATATTGATCTGAGAAACCAAGCTACAATCAAATTGTTACATCTGATCCATAGAAGGTACAAAGGATCTTCTGGAGCAAGTTTCAGAATAGAGCCATTAAGAAAACCTTACTTGTTTCTAATTGAAACAACGAGCTGGAATGATCTCCTCTAGGAAGTATAGTTGCTGGAAGTTAATTCTGGAGTGACTATGATGGTGCTGTAATTTTCAGAGTGGTGAAGATAGAATGGAGATGCAGTATCTTCTAGGGGATTGACAACCCAATGTGACGAGTTTGCCTCTGCCGAATCTGTGGCGGAAGCGGAAACCATTTGGCTATGATTTCTTGATGAAGAAAATTTTTGAATCTTGGGAAGCTCAGATACCATAGTAGAGATATGAGACTGAAAGAAAGTGAGGCGCGGAAGAAGTAGTTTTATTGAGAAGCCTTTTGAATGTTTATATACACATTAAAGCCAGCTCATAATGCCAACTCATCTATGTAACACCCTTTACCTTGTCCAGGTGTAGACAAAATAAGGATTGTCACAAATTATACTTTGTTagatatttcaaaattaaaaaatttcctTCTTGTGTAATTACCAAGTTATTAGGTAGTTcatgtaaattttataaagtgagtaaaataaatgtgagattttaaattaaaattttgacagATTTTCTTATGTTTTATCAGCATTTCAACCTGTGGTACATATGaaagataattttataattagacTATTAACTGTCATTTGATATCATACTATTCTTTAATTTAGAACACATTTCATAACAATATCATCCCTTATTTTTCCATGATTATCATCACATCATGCAAATATTTagctcttattttttttatccatacatgattacattattttaacttACGTAACTTTCATAattcactctatttaatatgtacattcCAAAATATAACTGTACAATGACTCAAAAACTCAAAATAACCAACTATGATAAAGGTCTCTATGTCTGATAATGATCTCTGATGACTTCTATAATGATTACTTATCTACAActtgcgtgaggtaaaaactgtcgggaaatcccgagattattgcaacccaaattgcgcagcggaaaaataaaatttctctgatttcctttttctagaatccgagtgcttcatttatttcataagaaggatatgagactaacctgttaatctcgtcaaaaagatacaatgccggactgatggtgctgctttttcaaacgaacaccctctatggtatcctcataaacgtcttctatccttctagagtgctagctctctcaaagatagatagattatgtgcttcaCAATCTGCAGCTTTTTAGACCGAGTTTTCTAAAAAATGTgccttccacaattcgtagaaggggtatttatatatttcagtcttttgtttttcccacaactccttttcctaaaaggagtaaGGAGTTGTGTTTGTGTTTtttccacaactccttttcctaaaaggagttctgttcataacccactatcacaatctcgcagatactcaaatatcttatgtgatagaatcctttatctgaaacagttacagatagactgcagatcttttaaatattattatctcataataataaattattaataataataacactttattattattaattatattaatgattatgaataataacactttatcattattaattatattaatgattaataataataacactttattattattaattatattaatgggctttgggcttttagcccattaatatgacatagtacgtcaacaacgttcttttgtgtgtgacccaataggctcacattaattggcaataggcccagtcccacaaggcgcataagtcataagtggcctctagcaagacattatgactacccaactaatatgaggatcaatagtccaataaagcctaataaacagaacatgaattaatccctttgtcacacgatatttagtttgaacataagtcatggtcaatgtcaaacttataatgttcaaacttatgatttctcgatctctaagtagactgataaaaatcaaatgatattgatcacactatcaattcatttgagcagggcaatgcatttctcagtctcacttatcgaggggcccagaagatatctctctcggagagagggacaaatcctatcttgattgttcattatcctctatataatttttattatgctcaatcataacctttatgattgt
This genomic interval from Manihot esculenta cultivar AM560-2 chromosome 12, M.esculenta_v8, whole genome shotgun sequence contains the following:
- the LOC110628907 gene encoding uncharacterized protein LOC110628907, which translates into the protein MLPSPTNLPSPLLLMAQRSACCCEDHIQSQETLLMEGGNRALMKIAWRKHFRCLMCSIRNGKEKRLSLTEEVMDVWRSAWGATEYQNKCKKFSNNRKSETGGQSIGPSRHCGESIYQYRHQQQIRERLGRDPLPHELFEATHKKEG